Proteins encoded together in one Cicer arietinum cultivar CDC Frontier isolate Library 1 chromosome 4, Cicar.CDCFrontier_v2.0, whole genome shotgun sequence window:
- the LOC113784353 gene encoding lysine-specific demethylase JMJ30-like — translation MARLLNLFNSILETNTQPKKGRMVWSGYLYVLQFSFLNKYWKKRISVQHSLQVGKNYLCADWKQELVTFSEFLERIRSHGCSPGGPTYLAQHPLFDQINELRKDIFIRDYCFAGGGELRPLNAWFGPAGTVTPLHHDPHHNILAQVVGKKYIRLYPASMSDELFPYSGTMLSNSSQVFRFLNCKIELFPVQSTCAFAWKNTISLQPI, via the exons aTGGCAAGgttgttgaatttgtttaaCAGTATACTGGAAACCAACACACAACCCAaaaaaggaagaatggtgtggAGTGGATACTTATATGTAttacaattttcatttttgaataaatattggAAGAAAAGGATAAGTGTGCAGCATTCTTTGCAGGTTGGGAAAAACTATTTATGTGCAGATTGGAAGCAAGAGCTAGTTACATTTTCAGAGTTCCTTGAGCGGATAAGGTCGCATGGCTGTTCTCCTGGTGGTCCTACATATCTTGCTCAGCATCCATTATTTGACCAG ATAAATGAGCTTCGGAAAGATATCTTTATTCGCGACTATTGTTTTGCTGGTGGAGGGGAGCTAAGACCTCTCAATGCTTGGTTTGGTCCAGCTGGAACAGTAACACCATTACACCATGATCCACATCATAACATACTAGCACAG GTTGTCGGGAAAAAGTACATTCGGCTTTATCCAGCATCTATGTCTGACGAACTTTTTCCCTACTCGGGCACCATGCTTAGCAATTCCAGCCAGGTATTTAGGTTTCTTAACTGTAAAATTGAGTTATTTCCTGTACAGTCTACTTGTGCCTTTGCTTGGAAGAATACCATATCACTGCAACCCATTTGA